Part of the Nicotiana sylvestris chromosome 2, ASM39365v2, whole genome shotgun sequence genome, AATTTGATTTACTTTATTCGTGGTCCCGAAACAATTTTGCTCATTTCTAGGCAtgtactccctccggttcacaataaatgtccaatttacttttttattttggttcaaaataagtgtttagcaatcaagaaagaattcaatttgtttttacaaaataaccCTTATGTACATATctctaaaaagttttcttactcctcacattaaatgtttaattaggggtaatttagtcatagtaggtatttttgtatagaatttaatattttcttaataggcgtgctaaaagcaaatttgacacttattgtgaaccggagggagtaattGATTGTAGTAACAGTAAAAATTAAATCGTAGAGCCAATAACCAAATATTACTTTGAATAAAGATGGTTACCTTAATAATTTGTCTAATAACTAGAAAATACCAAATGATTAGGAACAGTTATCATCGAAGCCAAACAGACCGAGGACGTATAAACAGCAGTTTCCTCTTCACTAGATAACAACGAGAAATAATGTAGAGGCAGAGTGTTCTGGCACGACGAGGCGAAAACACAATAGAAAATAGAAATGACCGGGGAATGAATGAGTCGTGATCTACCACATTGAGTATTTACAACCAATGTACACTAATGAAAGACTGATGGACGATGATCCAGATTGAAAGGGATTCACTATCTTTATCTGTGTGCTGTACAAGAGCTCTGGCTTTAGGTAGTGGGATTTTAAGCAGCAGTCTTACTTAAACTGCGTCAATAATGGGATCTATTCAATTTCCATCCCGAGCAGAATCGTCGTCTTCTGCTATCATCCAAGGCAGCTTAGGACCCTGAGGGGACgtaaacaagaaaaacaaaaaaaggaccATAAAATGAATGCAAACATCACAGTTCAGAGAATTGACAGGAGAGGAGAGAAAAACATATTGATCCATAGTTAATCGCCTTACCAGATAATAGAACAACCATGCGTTCCATTATGAATACAACAATGAATGAGAAAACAAGAAGGCAGTCAGTAATTAACTACTTGCTGATCATTATTTTGAAGCAAAATCACTTTTTAAAGGGCACTATGTTATAAAATTTCATTAATTTTACTTCTCCAACAATGCATAAACTGCTATCTGACATCTCCCTTAAGCTTGTTGCAATGATGTTTGACATGATATGTGCCCTTGCTACTTCTCAATAGTTTCATGAACCTTGCACCTTCAGAATCGAACTCTACTATCCTGGCCAGTACTTAATTAAGCAGCTTTCTCATTTACAACATGATGAATCTCTACAATTGAGGCTCGTGACGCTCTTCTACCATCTCTCTTTGTAGCCAATCCAAGATTAGTTTTTTCTTGACAGTTGGTACCAGTTTAGTGTTTAAATTACCTAATAAATTTTGCTGTAGGTTGTCACCGCCTCTACGAAACAAATTATGTACAGCACAAGGCCGGAAACATTCAACAGTTGAACATTAAAAAATTATGATGCTAGTGTGCATTTAAGGAATGTATTCcatattttagaaaaaataaattacTTTCTTTGCCAAAACTAGCAAACCCCAACCACATATGGTGTCGACTATTTTCCAATTTTGTCGGATGATCATCCTCTTCGCTAAGAGTGGGAAGGGAATGTCATCTCTTTGGGAGCTTTggagtgtttggctaagcttaaaAGCTGGTCAAACATAAGCATTTTTCGGCTTATCTACGTGttagtaaaattaaaagtgcttataaacaaaaaataagccaaaagcgaTAAGTTGGTCTCCCTAACTTATTAAATTTCAGCTTATATGCATTTTagatttgaccaaaatatttattattctatccctaaaatacttcttttaaaaaaaactcCTCGCATAATTTCACTTTCTCCCAATTCTTCAAAACCTAAACATTCCGTACCTCTGCAATTCTCCAGACCAGATTTCCGTCAGCAATTTGAGGTAACAAAATTCACTTGTCTTCTGCATATTGTTGTACCTATGTCACGTGTATTAACTGTTAGCCTCAAGTAAGAGTTTCCTACTCTTAGTTGTATATTTTTATTGTAGGATTTTGGTTTTGTTTTCATATGTTCTCTTGTTTTTAATTGTTAATAATGGGGTCGTCCAAGATTGTTTGGTTGAAGTGAGCGCACAAAAACTTGCTACAGACTTATACAAGTTAAATCCAAATCACTATTATATACAAGAACCTTTGAAAATGCAAAACTGCTTCATCTGCGAAGCAGATGCTATTCAATAGTGCGCATAGCAAAGATTAGATGTTTATAGACACTAAGAAGATACATACTAGTCAAATAACCAGTGTAAGAGACGAACCAGAGGAGTTTATCAAACACTCTTTGAGATTAAATTTGTGCATTTTAAATCTATGTTAGTAACTCCGTACCTAATACATGCATAACATACGCATTTGTAGACCCAAAAAAGGATAAAGAAAGTACTACTAATTGTATAAGAGAATACATTCACAGTTTAAGGCAGTTAGTCTCATATATAATTTGATTGCTATATTTCCTTCCATTAATTATTGGTTAGCTGCTAGAAGTTTAAGGCAGTTGGTCTCGTCACAATATTGAATATAATTTCTACTTCAAAATTATGTGACATACAAAAATAAGAAGACGTTCTTTTGAActttgattattttgatttgtgctACGTTTATAGCTAAATCTTGTAATCTCTTCATATTGTTAACATTCAATTATggcagaaaatatttttcgaaaacatAATGCTAAGTGGGACGAATATGCACACATTAAATTCATTGAATTATGTGAGCAAGAAGTTAGAATTGGAAATAGGCACACTTACTTGTCTAAAGATGGAGAGAAGAATATGGTAATTGAGTTCAATAAGAAGACGGGATTACaatataataaaaaacaaatgaTAAATCATTGGGATCACATGAAAGCCGAGTGGACTCTATTTAAGAAGCTCATGAGAGGTGTAAGACAGGTTTGGGATGGAGGATCCCACAAGAAAAATAATTATTGCAGATGATGATTGGTGGGAGCAAAAAATTAAGGTACATTGCTTGCCCTTTTCTATAATTATTTCACAACTCTTTCAACTGTTAGTTTCATTTGTTTACTTAGAGTAATTTTATATTCTTTTTTACAGGAGAATTCTAAATACAAAAAAATTTAGGAACAAAGACCTTTTGTTGATATGGTTTCGTTACGATGCTATATTTACCGATATCATTCCCACCGGAGAGAGAGCACGTGCAGCAAATCAAGAACAAGACTCTGAAGTTGGGTTAGAATAACATGATGATGGAACAAATGATGTTTATGATAGTGACATAGAACAATGGAATGATGAAAGAAGCGAGGAAAGTCACGACTTGCAGAATATGGATTCAATTACGTTTCATGAGCCATCACTTTGAAAGCGAAAGTCAATAGAACAATGGAATGATGAAAGAACCGAGGAAAGTCACGACTTGCAGAATAGCAGAATATGGATTCAATTACGTTTCATGAGCCATCACTTTAAAAGCGAAAGTCAATAGATGGCAGTGGCAGTAACAGTCAAGTGAAAAAGCGCAAGACAAAAAATAATTCATTATCGCTTAAAGAGGAGATACACTCCCTAATTCAGTTCATGTCTAACAAAAGCACATCTAAATCTTCAGAGCACACCATTGAGAAGTGCATGGACATTTTAGAAAATATATTCTTGGAGGCAGTGATATTTTTAATTGTGATGTGAACTTGTTGACACAGAAAGAGAGGTGACATGCATTTTTCAGGTTGTCTACGGACGAAGTTAGGAAATCTTGGTTTAAGTATAACCATCGACGATCCTTCGTGCTGAACAATCCATCTAATCTAATCTGAGAAGTTGTTGATGATGTCTTACCCATATTACATTAGCATTAGACATTATTTAACTTGCTCTTTAAACTATGTGTGGAAGGTTATATTATCTTTATGTTTCGTTTCCTGTTTAGACATATTGTTGGTATAATCATTTCTTGTTTAGACATtatgtattttatcttaataGTCACTATACTATTTACTTTGAAGTtagcatttgtcatttttaattCATAACAGTTTGTGTGTCTGTTTCATTTCAGTTTAATGGAATGCTGGAATGTTAGCAATTTGATATCTGGTCATCCAAATGACTTGTTAAATGACGaatatgaagaagaggaaagtcaAGAAAATAAGGAATGGATGGCACTACGCCAAATAGCATGTAAGAGTATATTGATATATTATGAGAAATACATTGGCAAGGAACCATGTCGTACATCTAGACGCATTGGGAATATATTTACCCAAGAGATATTACATGGAAATGAGACTCAGTGTTATGAAAATTTTCGATTGAGGAAGTCAGTATTTCTTGATTTAAGCAAAGATCTAACTGATAAATATGGTCTTAAACCCACGCGTGGGATTTCTGTATATGAGGAGTTAGGGATGTTCTTGATGATTTGTGCACATGGTGCCGGGAATCGATTGGTACAAGAGATTTTTCAAcattaaggaaaaataattcaTTGGCATTTTCATAGTGTTCTAAAGGCCATTGGTAAGCTCTCAAGAGACATAATTCAACCACATCCAAGTTATAATGATGGTGCGGGATATCACGAGCCATGTAACTAACGGTATCTCCCTTTCTTTAAAGTAAGTGCATTTCTTAACCAATTACATTATTGTATTTTTACATTATAACTCAAAAACTTATCCGGTGTAAACTTACATTTAGTTTATGCATGTATAAATTTTTAGGATTATATTGGAGCACTTGATGGCATACATGTGAAAGCAAGATTGCCTCAAGGTCAAGAGATACCATACATTTGGCGTAAAGGTTACCCTactcaaaatattcttgatgttGTCGACTTTAATATGTGTTTTACATTTGCCTGGACTCGGTGGGAAGGAGCAGCTCATGATAATCGTATATTTGGCGAGGCACTTCGTAGACTCGAACTAAACATTCCACATCCATCTAGGGACAAATATTATCTTGTTGATACAAGATATTAACACATTAAGGGATATATGGCTCCATACAAAGGGGATAATGTGAGATACCACCTTGCAGAATTTCGTAGAGGTGCGACCATTGGCGGATGCAGTATAGAACCatcgggttcaactgaacccaatACTTTTAACGGGGAGCATAAATTTATGTATAAAAAATCAGTAAAATTGCAATAAATAGTacatatgaacccataactttaaatgCTGAACTCATACATctaaaatcctagatccgcctttGGGTGCGACACGACAATTGCGAGCACCAAATGGACATAAAGAAATGTTCAATTATTTGTTCTTCTTGCAGAAACATTGTAGAGTGAAAATTTGGGGTATGGAAAGCAAGGTGGTCTACTTTGCTTGATATGTCTTTCTATTATATTGACACTCAAAGAGACATAGTATTGGCTACAATAGTAATTCACAATTACATTAGAAAGAAATGTAAGATGGACAATGCATTACAAGAAGCTGAGAATGAGAGATATGTGCCACTTGTTGATCCTGATGTTGGAAGAAGAGTCAACATTGCAAATGTAGAAAATGTAGAAAATCAAGGAGATAATAATATTTGGAGGGCAATTCGTGAACTGATTGCTCAAGATATTTATGATAGTTGAATgttttaatttaatttaccaCAAACAATACACATTAAGTGCTTGTTTCTTCTCTACAAATGCTTTGTGCATTATTTAAGTTTTTTTTCTGAACTTCTGTTAATTTATACTCCCACCATTCTAATTTATATGAGACTCTTtaactgggcacgaagtttaataaagaaaataaaaacatttaataaaaactTCTCATCGAGGGTAGAAAgaagtttaagttaaattgtttctaTATTTAGAAAATGATCATTCTTATTGGATGGACAAAATAGGAATTAGTTGaacataaattggaacagagaGAGTAATAATTATCATTTTGTAGCTTATGACTTATACTAATCATATcataaattatatttataaaaaaaatatctaATCATTTTTGTATTTAAAATAACATGATAAATAGATTATTTTGTACTTGAATCTATCTAGaatctaaaattttgaagaaaatgacaGTCTTTAGTAGCGTAAATAGTTATAAGGTCATTTAAGTCATTTTAACCAAAAAAAGAGCTTATCAGCACTTTTTAACCAAACACTTCGgttgcttattattaatttcagcacttttatccaaacacggaATTGCTTATTTATTGaatcaacttcaacacttaaaagtgtttttcagcACCTGATATTTATCAGCTATTTTAAATCAGCTAAATCAAACGGGCTCTTTGTCTAATTCAAACATTCTTGATGTGTTACCAAACTCTCATACAACATAGAAAACCAACCGAGTGCAGTTGTCATTGATGAAGGTGCTTATGCAGCTATAGGGCAGTAAGGTTTTCTCATTATAAAGGACTACCAGGCTATCCGTTATACGACTCCAATTTGACACATTGTTCATGCATATGCACTCAGAATCAGCCACAAGTTCCGCCACTCTACTTTCCTAATATGAATAGGTGGCAAACTGCTAGCTAGGTTTCAATATTCTAAAATTTAAGAAACATATGAGATCATGTAGTACACAGGGCTAAGGCATCAGGTCCAGGAACCACTAGTTTACCTTTCCCTGCCGTATAAGACGAGGAGAACTTGCAGTCATATCTACTACAGTAGATGGATCAGCCACTCGAAGACCAGCATCAACAACAAAATCAAGTCCCTAATAtcatcaaagaagaaagaacgAGAAATTCAATCCATTTAAAAGATTACAACCAAAAGAGATCACAAGAGGACAGGGTACTGACCAACCAAAACCTTTTCTAATGAGCCAGAAAATGTAAGAAACCAAAATATAGACATAGAGCTCCATGCAAAGGAAAAAACATAAGCAAGAAATGGAGCAGAATTTTACGAAGTAAACATATCCAACTCGCAAGCTGCAGCAATCATAGATTCATAAAGGGGCGGCTCGAACACAtgtgtggcctaaagccaaagttTAATGTGATGcctaaatttttaaaataaagttatgatatatattttttcatttgacgtctatttttctatcttttcgtGATGCAAAGttgttaataatttttttataatcgaTTTCCTCTAAAATTCCTTTTCAATTGATAATATAGCCAACCCCTTTAATCTATCTTGAGATATTGTTAATCCCGGGTAAGATTTTATCACTTATAATCTTGAAAACTTCTTTTCTTTGAGGCAACTGTTCTAGAAAAACTCTACTTTTGTATGAAAAgtactaaatattattttttttaaatactttAAACCTATTATTTCTAAATTGGGGCCCCCAAAATTTGGGGGCCTAAGGCAAACGCATTACTTGAAACAACGTTAGAGCCGGCCCTGGATGCATATAACACACAAGGGAAATATAAAATCCGTAGCTCAGAGCAGAATGGAATGAACGAGACCCTGCTTAGCATTCACAGTCAAGGGTGAGGAGTTTGTCAAAGTAAGCTGATAGATGAACAGTCGCACACAACCGTCACCATTATGATGGAGCATACACCTCTGATAGTATTGCTCCAGAAACAATACTTAGTCTGTTCCTCTCTATTTCTAAATTTAAAGAAAGAGGGCAAGTAAAGAGAAACAGCCTAAACCAGCTGAATTCATTGGCGGAATAGTACCTCTGGACCATATACATCAGCTATAATGACAGGATCCAGTATCCACTCGTTTTCCTCTGGTGACTTGACACTGAACCATTACGTGATAAATAAATCAGGATTACTATCAGTAGGTATGTCAGTCAAAAATAAAGCAGCAGCTACTGTGCAAAAATCAGTCCACGTGTTTACCTATGCTAGCATACCTTGTGGAAATAAGAGGTCCATCCATCTTTTCTAAGATTGCTTGACAGACAGGATCATCAGGTATACGAACACCAACATTTTTCCTTGAAATGTATCTGGATGCAGCAGTCCCATACCTCGTGCATTGTTTTGGTAGTTGTTTGCTAGCAGTTAAGATGAAAGTGTACTGCCACATAGGCAATTAACAGTGCACTATCAGTTTCAAGAAGTTTACAGGTCTAGCCAGACTTGGGTACCCAAAATGTCAAATGCTGATGACTCAAAACCGCCAACCCCAACGGTAAGGATTAAAAGGAAAAAGATCTTTATATGAAGATTTTAAAATCTGCATGAAGTAAGGTGACGACCGACAAGCAGTTGAACTAATAAAAGTAATACTCAGACTCACATAGTAAAACCTGATGATAATATAATCTCTAGGAAGAGAATGTAGACTTCCTACATTCTCAAATGCACATGCCGGAAAATTTATTAACAATTTACACTGCATGTCTCTACCAAAAACATGTTATGCATACTTACAGGACCGGGCAGGCAATGCTTGACTGCTCGAAAAATGTCTGTAAGACCTTGGCCATTACCACTAGGAAATCCTGTTGTATATGTATCTATGTCCCGGAAGGATCGACATATGATACTAAGGGGCTGCAAAAACCACAGAAGAACGTAAAGAAGACAACATAAATTTACAGTGCAAGTGACAAATATGGAGAAAACACAGGCAGGGCAGGAAACGATAAAATCAATTTTATCAGCTCCAGCATCCACTAGGTTGCTTTATCGTTTTGACAATAAGTTCAGCAACATCAATGCACTTGCCTTTGAAGGTTCTATCTCTTTTATTCTGGCCAAAATTAACAAAAGAAGAATTAATGGAAACTGACATCAAGGGACTCAAGAAAGACATGTAAAGCATGACTTTATAGTAACAGAGAGGTATAAGATATTTTACCTGCGAAGACGTTCAATGGCTGAATGACTGCTCAGGTCACAAACCATTGCGTACCTAGATGAAAAGACATCAAATTTTAGAATATAAGAAGACTGTGATCGAGGATTAAAGCACACTTGTTAACCAAATTTATACTAAGAGTCATGTTTAACTTGGAATCCATTAAGCCATAGGTGCGCGCACCTTTTCTTATTTTCGGAGATGATTGATCCTAAGTGATAATGGAGATACTACAACTAATTGAGCATGTAAAGTGCCCATATCGTCTAGAGGATGGTGCTTGATACAGTAATGGAATCACAAAAGTTTAGTAAAGCATGATTTACAGCCTAAATTTTGAGTGCTCGGATATCCTTGGAATAGCTTTGTGCAGTGCATCTATTTTATTCTCCATGTTATAGAGAAAAAAAGATGATTGCATTTTTTTCCCCTAGCAAACTGAAATCAACCTCCCTCTATTtaatctcacaacaacattgcaCTATTGGATATAGATGTTCCAAAACTATCAATAAAGCCTCAATCCATTTGAGTGGCGTAGGC contains:
- the LOC104237582 gene encoding uncharacterized protein; protein product: MLLEARAQGHWGVAGTVPLTFRRSLCSIPTRVSFHGAAPPQTRRFQPLAVVKRSPKRLKYSAPRFTKEDGLLYVQVDPIGSDSWKLDPVVELLKGGAVGVIPTDTLYAMVCDLSSHSAIERLRRIKEIEPSKPLSIICRSFRDIDTYTTGFPSGNGQGLTDIFRAVKHCLPGPYTFILTASKQLPKQCTRYGTAASRYISRKNVGVRIPDDPVCQAILEKMDGPLISTSVKSPEENEWILDPVIIADVYGPEGLDFVVDAGLRVADPSTVVDMTASSPRLIRQGKGPKLPWMIAEDDDSARDGN